The following coding sequences lie in one Oryza brachyantha chromosome 10, ObraRS2, whole genome shotgun sequence genomic window:
- the LOC107305125 gene encoding uncharacterized protein LOC107305125 isoform X1 — translation MWMWEFMIKSKDQALDAFNKFKPLAENTAGRCVKTLRSDCSSEFLSSDFMRVCEEAGIQHHLMASYSPQQNGVVQRRNRMVMTMARSLLRPRLAGREPGGIWDVWKPTSGDIPGIIHVGSGMKEATPPGIRKNSPSRRSRRSLPFPLRNCGRRCASSPVDAAAPPFPGESSCCSPVSSSSPARASKAEQGPAFCCSSSAGHWIELDDGGLK, via the exons ATGTGGATGTGGGAGTTCATGATCAAGAGCAAGGATCAAGCGCTGGATGCGTTCAACAAGTTCAAGCCGCTGGCTGAAAATACGGCTGGGCGGTGCGTGAAAACACTGCGGTCTGACTGCAGCAGCGAGTTCCTGTCTAGCGACTTCATGCGGGTGTGTGAGGAGGCAGGGATTCAACATCACCTGATGGCATCGTACTCACCTCAGCAGAACGGAGTGGTGCAACGCAGGAACCGCATGGTGATGACCATGGCGCGGTCCCTGCTGAGGCCTCGTTTGGCAGGCCGGGAACCCGGTGGGATCTGGGATGTTTGGAAGCCCACGAGCGGAGATATTCCCGGCATTATCCACGTGGGATCTGGGATGAAAGAAGCCACGCCTCCGGGCATTAGGAAAAATTCCCCCTCGCGTCGCTCGCGACGCAGCCTTCCCTTCCCTCTGAGAAATTGCGGGCGCCGCTGCGCCTCCTCCccggtcgacgccgccgcgccccccTTCCCCGGCGAgagcagctgctgctcccCGGTCTCATCGTCCTCTCCCGCGCGAGCAAGCAAAGCAGAGCAAGGGCCTGCATTCTG CTGTAGCTCCTCAGCTGGACACTGGATCGAGCTCGACGACGGTGGATTGAAGTAG
- the LOC107305125 gene encoding uncharacterized protein LOC107305125 isoform X2 encodes MWMWEFMIKSKDQALDAFNKFKPLAENTAGRCVKTLRSDCSSEFLSSDFMRVCEEAGIQHHLMASYSPQQNGVVQRRNRMVMTMARSLLRPRLAGREPGGIWDVWKPTSGDIPGIIHVGSGMKEATPPGIRKNSPSRRSRRSLPFPLRNCGRRCASSPVDAAAPPFPGESSCCSPVSSSSPARASKAEQGPAFCFYWILRARHYL; translated from the exons ATGTGGATGTGGGAGTTCATGATCAAGAGCAAGGATCAAGCGCTGGATGCGTTCAACAAGTTCAAGCCGCTGGCTGAAAATACGGCTGGGCGGTGCGTGAAAACACTGCGGTCTGACTGCAGCAGCGAGTTCCTGTCTAGCGACTTCATGCGGGTGTGTGAGGAGGCAGGGATTCAACATCACCTGATGGCATCGTACTCACCTCAGCAGAACGGAGTGGTGCAACGCAGGAACCGCATGGTGATGACCATGGCGCGGTCCCTGCTGAGGCCTCGTTTGGCAGGCCGGGAACCCGGTGGGATCTGGGATGTTTGGAAGCCCACGAGCGGAGATATTCCCGGCATTATCCACGTGGGATCTGGGATGAAAGAAGCCACGCCTCCGGGCATTAGGAAAAATTCCCCCTCGCGTCGCTCGCGACGCAGCCTTCCCTTCCCTCTGAGAAATTGCGGGCGCCGCTGCGCCTCCTCCccggtcgacgccgccgcgccccccTTCCCCGGCGAgagcagctgctgctcccCGGTCTCATCGTCCTCTCCCGCGCGAGCAAGCAAAGCAGAGCAAGGGCCTGCATTCTG CTTCTACTGGATCCTTCGAGCTAGACATTAT CTGTAG
- the LOC102707617 gene encoding protein PHLOEM PROTEIN 2-LIKE A10-like, whose product MGLDRRLLLAAAASAAGYGLYRLYLHQRSRVVAVLSLADAVSLVASDLADFLRSDSDHLPRSLLQLSKLAASQPISSAASSLSESLASGLLRALSQSQSQSHSHSHSQSQTDRILDRLLSPAGTGFASALVATFARNVVLSYHTTHRARAHDHPDWLCSDRGKDAAADLVRVFVSTAVAAYLDRTATVRGKSEQTVDPKLKDLVVSACNGAVETFVRTRRQASAPPNSNRCRCSGDGVMETLAVPSNRRFVLDVTGRVTAETVRSFLEFLSDGARKGIATARSDMGAKSMAIFTICLALCMHISVGTRFLLLPA is encoded by the coding sequence gccgccgcctccgctgcaGGCTACGGCCTTTACCGCCTCTACCTCCACCAACGCAGCCGCGTCGTCGCGGTCCTCTCCCTTGCCGACGCCGTCTCCCTCGTCGCCTCCGACCTCGCCGATTTCCTCCGCTCCGATTCCGACCACCTGCCCCGCAGCCTGCTCCAGCTCTCCAAGCTCGCCGCCTCCCAACccatctcctccgccgcaTCCTCCCTCTCCGAATCCCTCGCCTCCGGTCTCCTCCGCGCCCTCTCCCAATCCCAATCCCAATCCCACTCCCACTCCCACTCCCAATCGCAGACCGATCGGATCTTGgaccgcctcctctcccccgcCGGCACTGGCTTCGCctccgccctcgtcgccaccttcgccagGAACGTCGTCCTCTCCTACCACACCACCCACCGCGCCCGTGCCCATGACCACCCGGACTGGCTCTGCAGCGACAGGGGCAaggacgccgcggcggaccTCGTCCGGGTCTTCGTCAGCACGGCCGTCGCGGCCTACCTCGACCGGACCGCCACCGTGCGCGGCAAATCCGAGCAGACGGTGGACCCCAAGCTCAAGGACCTGGTGGTGTCCGCCTGCAATGGCGCCGTGGAGACGTTCGTCAGGACAAGGCGGCAGGCTTCAGCTCCTCCTAATAGTAATAGGTGTAGGTGCAGCGGCGATGGCGTGATGGAGACTCTTGCCGTGCCGAGCAATCGGCGGTTTGTGCTGGATGTGACCGGCAGAGTGACGGCGGAGACAGTCCGGTCGTTCCTGGAGTTCCTGTCCGATGGGGCGAGGAAGGGCATCGCCACCGCCCGCAGCGACATGGGTGCCAAGTCCATGGCCATCTTCACCATATGCCTCGCTCTCTGCATGCACATTTCCGTCGGAACAAGGTTCCTCCTTTTGCCGGCCTAG